A region from the uncultured Draconibacterium sp. genome encodes:
- a CDS encoding NfeD family protein, giving the protein MSILAIILLILLGLVLLLIEFAVIPGVTIAGIGGFLLLGGAVYVAFAEYGTLPGFITLALVLILAPALVYYFFKSRTGKKMILEKNISGKVDLINREKVFVGDTGKAVGRLAPMGKVKVNGETIEAQSTGAFIDHNTEIKVLKIESNKIIVEPLNK; this is encoded by the coding sequence ATGAGCATTCTTGCCATTATTTTACTTATTCTGTTAGGGCTGGTACTGCTCCTCATCGAATTTGCAGTAATACCCGGAGTGACAATTGCCGGAATAGGAGGATTTTTATTGCTGGGAGGAGCTGTTTACGTAGCATTTGCAGAATACGGAACGCTTCCGGGATTTATCACGCTGGCCCTTGTACTAATTCTGGCACCGGCGCTGGTTTATTACTTTTTCAAATCGCGCACCGGAAAGAAGATGATTTTGGAAAAAAATATTTCTGGAAAAGTAGATCTTATTAACCGCGAAAAGGTTTTTGTTGGAGATACCGGTAAAGCTGTTGGCAGATTGGCACCTATGGGCAAGGTAAAAGTTAATGGAGAAACCATTGAAGCACAATCAACAGGAGCATTTATCGACCACAACACCGAAATAAAAGTTTTAAAAATAGAATCGAATAAAATTATTGTTGAACCTTTAAATAAATAA
- the recA gene encoding recombinase RecA translates to MTKEERSQMNKEKLKALQLTMDKIEKSYGKGSIMRMGDQADEDIPAISSGSIALDVALGVGGFPKGRIVEIYGPESSGKTTLAIHAVAEAQKAGGIAAIIDAEHAFDPYYARKLGVDIEELLISQPDNGEQALEIADNLIRSGALDIVVIDSVAALTPKAELEGEMGDSKMGLQARLMSQALRKLTANINKTKTCCIFINQLREKIGVMFGNPETTTGGNALKFYSSVRLDIRRIGQIKDGDEVNGNHVRVKVVKNKVAPPFRKAEFDIMYGEGISKSGEIIDLGVQYNIIKKSGSWFSYGDTKLGQGRETVRNLIVDNPELAQELETKIIEAITGTTTTE, encoded by the coding sequence ATGACTAAAGAAGAAAGAAGTCAGATGAACAAAGAAAAGCTGAAAGCACTTCAGCTTACCATGGATAAAATTGAAAAGAGCTACGGTAAAGGCTCTATTATGCGAATGGGCGACCAGGCAGATGAAGATATTCCGGCCATTTCGTCGGGCTCTATTGCTCTTGATGTTGCTTTAGGAGTTGGCGGTTTCCCAAAAGGCCGGATTGTTGAAATTTACGGCCCTGAATCATCCGGAAAAACAACCCTGGCAATACATGCGGTTGCCGAGGCACAGAAAGCCGGTGGTATTGCCGCAATAATTGATGCCGAGCATGCCTTCGATCCGTATTATGCCCGTAAACTGGGTGTTGATATTGAAGAGTTGTTAATTTCGCAGCCCGATAATGGTGAGCAAGCTCTGGAAATTGCTGATAACCTGATTCGTTCAGGAGCTCTGGATATTGTGGTTATCGACTCGGTTGCTGCACTTACGCCTAAAGCCGAACTTGAAGGCGAAATGGGTGATTCAAAAATGGGCTTGCAGGCGCGCTTAATGTCGCAGGCATTACGTAAACTTACCGCCAATATCAACAAAACAAAAACATGTTGCATATTTATTAACCAGTTACGCGAAAAAATTGGCGTAATGTTCGGTAACCCGGAAACAACAACAGGTGGTAATGCGCTAAAGTTCTATTCATCAGTACGTTTGGATATTCGTCGAATTGGCCAGATTAAAGATGGTGATGAAGTTAACGGTAACCACGTGCGCGTTAAGGTGGTGAAAAATAAAGTAGCCCCTCCTTTTCGTAAAGCCGAATTTGATATTATGTATGGCGAAGGAATTTCCAAGTCAGGCGAAATAATCGATTTGGGTGTGCAATATAACATTATTAAAAAAAGTGGGTCGTGGTTTAGCTATGGCGATACAAAACTAGGGCAGGGACGCGAAACAGTGCGTAATTTGATTGTTGACAATCCGGAGCTTGCTCAGGAATTGGAAACGAAAATTATTGAGGCAATTACCGGAACCACAACCACAGAATAA
- the bcp gene encoding thioredoxin-dependent thiol peroxidase encodes MANLKVGDKAPEFEGVNQNGEKISLKDFAGKKLILYFYPKDNTPGCTAESCNLNDNYYAWLKKGFDVVGVSPDSEKSHQKFIEKFGFKFNLIADTEKEILQAYGAWGLKKMYGKEYMGVLRKTFVIDEEGVIVEIFEKVKTKDHTNQIIETLNL; translated from the coding sequence ATGGCTAATTTAAAAGTTGGAGATAAGGCGCCTGAATTTGAAGGTGTAAATCAAAACGGAGAGAAGATTTCCCTGAAGGATTTTGCCGGAAAAAAGCTAATTCTGTATTTCTATCCAAAAGATAATACCCCGGGATGCACCGCCGAATCGTGTAATTTAAACGACAATTACTACGCCTGGTTAAAGAAGGGTTTTGATGTTGTAGGCGTTAGCCCCGATAGTGAAAAATCGCACCAGAAATTCATTGAAAAATTTGGCTTTAAGTTTAACCTGATTGCCGATACCGAAAAAGAAATTTTACAGGCGTATGGAGCCTGGGGGCTTAAAAAAATGTATGGCAAAGAATACATGGGCGTTTTGCGTAAAACCTTCGTAATTGATGAAGAAGGCGTAATTGTTGAAATTTTTGAAAAAGTAAAAACAAAAGATCACACCAACCAAATAATTGAAACTTTAAATCTTTAA
- the cbiB gene encoding adenosylcobinamide-phosphate synthase CbiB, whose product MEHPEIVIPLLIGFLLDALIGDPQWLPHPIRIFGKAIAIGELRLNNGKKKRFRGAILSISLLLFTYFFFFILFEFLASFSILFLLVSSLFVFYGLANHSLIRESWKVINVLNKSGVEAARKQLSFIVGRDTAGLNRNQIRTAVLETLAENLSDGVIAPMFYYALAGVPGMMAYKMANTLDSMIGYKNQRYREFGFFAAKTDDVLNFIPARLTALFMVVVVFSYRGVVFCFKFGNKHSSPNAGYPEAALAGILNCRFGGPNSYQGKLVNKPFIGDVPRKLTNKDVVKSCMINFLTSVLALGALVAIYWI is encoded by the coding sequence ATGGAGCATCCTGAAATTGTAATTCCTTTATTAATTGGTTTCTTGCTTGATGCCTTAATCGGCGATCCACAGTGGTTGCCACATCCCATCCGTATATTCGGAAAAGCCATTGCAATTGGAGAACTTCGCTTAAATAATGGTAAGAAAAAGCGTTTTCGAGGAGCTATTCTATCCATTTCTTTATTACTGTTCACCTATTTCTTCTTTTTTATTCTTTTTGAATTTCTTGCTTCATTTTCAATTCTGTTTTTACTTGTCTCTTCCCTTTTTGTTTTTTATGGACTCGCAAATCACTCCCTTATCCGCGAATCGTGGAAAGTAATTAACGTGCTAAATAAAAGTGGAGTTGAAGCGGCACGCAAACAGTTAAGTTTTATCGTTGGCCGTGATACAGCAGGTTTGAATAGAAATCAAATTCGAACAGCCGTATTAGAAACTTTAGCCGAAAACTTAAGCGATGGTGTAATTGCCCCCATGTTTTATTATGCTCTGGCGGGTGTTCCCGGTATGATGGCATACAAAATGGCAAACACACTCGATTCGATGATAGGCTATAAAAATCAACGCTATCGTGAGTTTGGTTTTTTTGCGGCAAAAACTGATGATGTTTTAAATTTTATTCCGGCCAGGTTAACCGCACTATTTATGGTAGTGGTTGTATTTAGCTATCGGGGGGTGGTATTTTGTTTCAAATTCGGGAATAAACATAGCAGTCCTAATGCGGGTTATCCAGAAGCGGCTTTGGCGGGCATATTAAATTGTAGGTTTGGTGGACCAAACAGCTACCAGGGCAAGCTCGTTAACAAGCCGTTTATCGGAGATGTACCCCGAAAGCTAACGAATAAAGATGTGGTAAAATCGTGTATGATAAATTTTCTGACGAGTGTATTGGCATTGGGGGCTCTGGTTGCCATTTATTGGATATAA
- a CDS encoding SPOR domain-containing protein, whose amino-acid sequence MTYTKAIAPITILFIFLFSAGFVSAINQENPLAQAIRLFDNGKFEEAEIILKKLLDQKPDHLMVNYYYGACRTENGHYDTNEIIYLLNGSLGESPLKTDYYIAVQYHAKNRWDDALKYYKLFGSKADAAIQNEVQLKEKIQLCTNKINPFAPAEDREEETASETDILPTAVPRETQAENFSPVIGEKLVTGELLSQPDSVALSDSISSDSLLTADLNTNSVAPTLETGIILPAKLAEPINFVVNTEITYPDTTFFKTPKGLKVYLEGQEKQKHLEQTINETDELRKKYGASNSYSEKQLLGKQILDAETTIYQLREETAALLLEAQQEENSYWQNATSDEKHSFRMEVNDFYELFEQQKSSAKPDTVLLISPSVLPAEAVIPTENNTENSSDLIYKIQLGAYSRGLPAYVKRLFDKLSYIRKIEHYTDEKGIVVYTTGNLSNYDDALKMQEQVRQEGVEDAFVVPYFNGKRITLSEAKEIENDK is encoded by the coding sequence ATGACATATACAAAGGCTATTGCACCAATAACAATATTGTTCATTTTTTTGTTTTCAGCTGGTTTTGTTTCAGCAATTAATCAGGAAAATCCGCTTGCGCAAGCCATAAGGTTATTTGATAACGGCAAGTTCGAAGAGGCCGAAATAATTCTAAAAAAATTATTAGACCAAAAACCTGACCACCTGATGGTTAATTATTATTACGGCGCCTGCCGAACCGAAAATGGCCATTACGATACCAATGAAATTATTTATTTATTAAACGGCAGCCTTGGCGAATCGCCACTAAAAACCGATTACTACATTGCGGTACAATACCATGCAAAAAACAGATGGGATGATGCGCTAAAATATTACAAGCTTTTTGGCAGCAAAGCCGATGCTGCAATACAAAATGAAGTTCAGCTGAAGGAAAAAATACAACTCTGTACAAACAAAATTAATCCTTTTGCTCCTGCCGAGGATCGCGAAGAGGAAACTGCAAGCGAAACAGACATACTCCCCACGGCAGTGCCACGCGAAACACAAGCCGAAAATTTTTCTCCGGTTATTGGAGAAAAGCTTGTTACCGGCGAATTACTGAGCCAGCCCGACTCTGTCGCTTTAAGCGATTCGATTAGCTCTGATTCATTGTTAACAGCTGATTTAAATACAAACAGTGTTGCTCCTACCTTAGAAACCGGCATAATACTACCGGCAAAATTGGCTGAACCCATTAATTTTGTAGTAAACACTGAAATTACTTATCCCGACACAACGTTTTTTAAAACACCAAAAGGATTAAAAGTATATCTTGAAGGACAAGAAAAACAAAAGCACCTGGAACAAACTATAAACGAAACGGATGAGCTTCGCAAAAAATACGGGGCGAGTAACTCGTACAGCGAAAAACAATTATTGGGAAAACAGATTCTTGATGCCGAAACTACTATTTACCAGTTACGCGAAGAAACAGCTGCATTGTTACTTGAAGCCCAGCAAGAGGAAAACTCGTACTGGCAAAATGCCACAAGCGACGAAAAACATTCTTTCAGAATGGAGGTTAATGATTTTTATGAACTTTTCGAGCAACAAAAGTCTTCTGCAAAACCAGACACCGTGCTGCTTATAAGCCCGTCAGTTCTTCCTGCAGAAGCTGTTATTCCGACTGAAAACAATACAGAAAACAGCAGTGATCTTATCTACAAAATTCAGTTAGGTGCTTATAGTCGCGGATTACCTGCCTACGTGAAACGATTATTCGACAAGTTATCTTATATTCGTAAAATAGAGCATTACACCGACGAAAAAGGCATTGTTGTATATACCACCGGAAACCTTAGCAATTATGACGATGCCTTAAAAATGCAAGAGCAGGTGCGACAAGAAGGTGTAGAAGATGCCTTTGTAGTACCTTATTTTAACGGAAAAAGAATAACTTTGAGTGAAGCAAAAGAAATTGAGAACGACAAATGA
- a CDS encoding ATP-dependent Clp protease adaptor ClpS, with product MTQKETKKIPRGDFREEVVEENFLTLHNDDVHTFDYVIDALIAICDHGYEQATQCTFLVHYKGKCDVKKGSFEALKPMKDALIERKLNATID from the coding sequence ATGACACAGAAAGAGACAAAAAAAATTCCGAGGGGGGATTTCAGAGAAGAAGTTGTTGAAGAGAATTTCCTGACATTGCATAACGATGATGTGCATACCTTTGACTATGTTATTGATGCTTTAATCGCCATTTGCGACCACGGTTACGAACAGGCCACGCAATGTACCTTTCTTGTTCATTACAAGGGAAAATGCGATGTAAAAAAAGGTTCGTTTGAAGCACTAAAACCAATGAAAGACGCACTGATTGAACGCAAATTAAACGCAACCATAGATTAA
- the floA gene encoding flotillin-like protein FloA (flotillin-like protein involved in membrane lipid rafts), which yields MVEAAGTWGLIVGSIVLLFIILYFIPIGLWFSALVSGVRISLIQLFLMRFRKVPPGIIVRALIEGTKADVPLSRDALEAHYLAGGHVANVVHALVSASKANIELPFNMATAIDLAGRDVFEAVQMSVNPKVINTPPVTAVAKDGIQLIAKARVTVRASIKQLVGGAGEETVLARVGEGIVSSIGSSHSHKAVLENPDFISRVVLEKGLDAGTAFEILSIDIADIDIGKNIGAVLQIDQAEADKNIAQAKAEERRAMAIALEQEMIAKAQEARAKVIEAEVQVPLAISEAFRTGNLGVMDYMKYKNIMADTSMRESIADEDSKGKETE from the coding sequence ATGGTAGAAGCAGCAGGCACCTGGGGATTAATTGTTGGATCAATTGTATTACTATTTATTATCCTTTATTTTATCCCTATCGGATTATGGTTTTCGGCCCTGGTATCGGGAGTTCGGATCTCGCTTATTCAGCTCTTTTTAATGCGTTTCAGAAAAGTACCTCCGGGTATTATTGTTCGGGCTTTAATTGAAGGAACCAAAGCTGATGTTCCCTTAAGTCGTGACGCACTGGAAGCGCACTATCTTGCCGGAGGACACGTTGCCAACGTTGTACATGCTCTTGTTTCGGCATCAAAAGCCAATATTGAACTGCCATTTAATATGGCAACGGCAATCGACCTTGCCGGTCGCGATGTTTTTGAGGCTGTGCAAATGTCGGTAAACCCGAAAGTAATTAACACACCGCCGGTAACTGCAGTAGCCAAAGATGGTATTCAGCTAATTGCCAAGGCGCGGGTTACCGTAAGAGCAAGCATTAAACAACTGGTTGGAGGTGCCGGCGAAGAAACGGTTCTCGCCCGTGTAGGTGAAGGAATTGTATCTTCAATAGGATCATCGCACTCGCACAAAGCCGTGTTGGAAAATCCCGATTTTATTTCGCGGGTAGTTTTAGAAAAAGGGCTTGACGCAGGAACAGCATTTGAAATTCTCTCAATTGATATCGCTGATATCGACATTGGCAAAAACATTGGGGCAGTACTTCAGATCGATCAGGCTGAAGCAGATAAGAACATTGCCCAGGCAAAAGCAGAAGAACGCCGTGCGATGGCCATTGCGCTGGAGCAGGAAATGATTGCGAAGGCACAGGAAGCCCGAGCCAAAGTTATTGAAGCTGAAGTGCAGGTACCACTTGCTATTTCAGAAGCTTTTAGAACCGGCAACCTGGGCGTAATGGATTACATGAAATACAAAAACATTATGGCTGACACTTCCATGCGAGAATCGATTGCTGATGAGGATAGTAAAGGTAAAGAAACCGAATAG